TGAGGCTCTCGGGATTCAAAATTGGCATGCTGCTGACGGCGATGATCCTGTTCGTCTACGTGGTCGATCAGGTGCAGGATCATCCGCTCGCGTCTTTCTTTCGTCAGGTCGAGCTCAAGGCCTACGACTATCGTTTCAAGCTGCGCGGCCAGCGAAACCCCGGCGAGGACGTGGTGATTCTGGCCATCGATGAGAAAAGCATCGAGGAACTCGGACGCTTCCCCTGGGCCCGGCGCGTGTTCGCAAAGGCAGTCGACAACCTGCGCAAGGACGGGGTGGCGGTGGTCGCCAACGATATCGTTTTCAGCGAGCCAGATCCCGCCGACGGCGATCTCGAGAAAATCTGGGCGCTGGCCAAGAAATACCAGACCACAGGACTTCGCAGCCCGGAGGTCCTGCCTTCGAACTACGACGATGCCTTCAGTGACGTGCTGGCCGGCCTGGGAGACCGTGAAGACGCCGAACTTCGACAGAAGGTCGCGCGGTTGCGCGACAATGTGCGCAAGAACGCATCGAGCTACGAGCAGCAGAGCCGCCGCTTTTATCAGGACATCAAAGAACTTGCGATCGGCGCCAACGACGAGGCCTACGCAAAGGAAATCGAAAAGCTTCCGGGCTTTGTCGCGGGTTATTTCTTCTATGACTCCCTTCAGGAGGTCGAAGGCCTCAAGGAAGAGGACTACCGCACGGGCAAGGAGATGATCGATCCCTCACAGATCGCTGTTCGCGAAATGCCGAGCGAGATCGAGGAATTCGAACCCTATGGAATCCTGCATGAGGCCGTGGGCGTTCGGACCAACATCACCCCCATTTCGAGTGCGGCCAGGCACCACGGTTTCTTCAACGCCCAGCAGGATGTGGACGGCGTTCTTCGAACCTATCGCACAGTTGAGCGTTTCGAGGACAGCCTTTACCCCTCGCTTGCAGTGGAGGCGGTGCGGGCCTTCTATCAGCACCTTGATCCCGAGGGACCGGCCGACATCGTCTCCGACTACCAGCCCGGCGTCGGCCTTCTCTCGCTCAATGTGGCGGGAACCAACGTCCCCATCGATGAGCGTGGCGGCCTGCTGATCAACTACTACGGTCAGAAAAAGCAGTTTGCCCACTACAGTTTTGCCGACGTGGTGAGCGGCAATTTCAAACCCGGGACTTTCAAGGACAAGATCGTCCTCATCGGTTCGACAGCCATCGCCGTGTTCGACCTTCGCCCCACGCCGTTCCAGCGCAACTTCCCCGGTGTGGAGATCCATGCCAGCGTCGTGCAGAACATCCTCTCCAACAACTTCATGCAGCCGCGCGGTTACACGCTGCTGGCATCGGAATTCGCACTGATCCTGTTGCTGGGCATGTTTCTGGGAATCTTTGTCCCGCGGGTTCGCGCAGTGCTGGGGGCCGCGGTCAGTATCGTTCTGCTGATCGGCTTTACCGCAGCAAACTTCGCAATGTTTGATCAGGGGGTGTGGCTCAATTTTATCTATCCTGCACTCACGATCATCATCGTCTACGGCGGTATCACGATCTTCCGCTATGCCACCGAAGAAAAAGAGAAGAAGCAGATCAAGAGCGCCTTCGGGCTCTACCTGCATCCGGCGATGGTCGATCAGCTCGCCGAGCATCCCGACTCCCTGAAGCTCGGCGGTGAGCGCCGAAACCTGACGGCCTTCTTCAGCGACATTCAGGGTTTCTCCACCTTCTCCGAAGGAATGGAACCGGAAAACCTCGTCAATTTCCTCAACGAGTATCTCACCGAGATGACCGAGATCCTCCAGAGCTACGACGCCACCGTGGACAAATACATCGGCGATGCCATTGTGGCTTTCTTCGGTGCGCCGCTTCCCTTCGAGGACCACGCCATCAAGGCCTGCCATGCCACGCTCGACATGCAGCGGCGTCTGGACGAGCTGCGCCACGGCTGGAAGGAGCAGGGCCTCCCCATGGTCTACCAGCGCATCGGCATGAACACCGGCGATGTGGTCGTGGGGAACATGGGATCGAGCAAGCGATTCAACTACACGATGATGGGCGACACGGTGAACCTGGCGGCGCGCCTGGAATCGGGTGCCAAGCAATACGGCATCTACCAGATGATCGCCGAGGAGACCGAGAAAGCCGCCCGCGAGGCAATCGAGACCCGCTGGCTCGACTACCTGGTGGTCAAGGGCAAGAGCATCCCGGTGACCATCTACGAGCTTATTGCCAAGAAGGGCGAGCTCGACCACGACCAGATGTGGCAGGACACGCTGGGACTGTGGAAGGACGGCATTGCCGCCTATCGCAACAAGAACTTCATGCAGGCACTCGCCAAGTTCGAGGAGATCCACAACAGCGTGCGGCCCGGCGATTCGCCCTCCAAGGTCTACATCACCCGCTGTCAGACCTTCATTCAGAACCCGCCGCCCGAGGACTGGGACGGCGTCTGGATTGCAACCAGCAAGTAAGAAACAGCGCAAAGAAAAAGGGCGCGGCCAGATGGCCGCGCCCTTTGTTTTGGCGACCGGGAAGCGGGTCTAGGCAGCCTGGTCCTTGCTGCGCACGTTGGGGAGCCAGCCTTGGGCGATGTACCAGTCGATGGTCTCGTGGAGGCCTTTCCAGGCATCGGGGTATTCCAGATGGAATCCCGTTCCCATCAGCTTGCTCGTGTCGAACATGTGGTCTGAGCTGATGTAGGTGAAGAAATCGCGATCGAGTTGCGGTTTGATCGTATCGGGAACCGGATACTTCTGCTTCATCTTCTCCCAGCCCTCGCCAAGCTTTTCATTGCCCTTGTCGAGCAGGTTCTGGGGAATCAGGTTGGCGCCGTACCCGATCGCGCGGGCCAGTGGCTGGGGAATCGCGTAGTGCTTTGCCTCGGAGATCCCGAATTCCTTGCGGAAGAAACTGAACATTTCCGACCAGTAAACCGGGGTCTCATCCGCAATGTGGTAGGCCTCCCCCAAGCGACCGTTCTCCAGCAGATGAACCAGCGCGCGTGCGACGTCGATGACGTGCACCTGCTGGATCTTGACCGGGATCTTGATGTCGGGACTTTCCTTCATTCCCAGCGCGCGCATCATGGCCATCATCGCGATGACCGTCGCTATCGGGTAGCGGCTGCGCGGGCCGTAGATGACCGAGGGGCGAAGCGAGACGACGGGAAGGTCGTAGCGCTCGAAGTAGCGCAGCGCGATGTCCTCGCCCTTCTTCTTGGACTTCTCGTAGTCGTTCTTGGGATTCTTGGCGTGGGTCTCGGTGATGGGCGTTCCCATGGGAAAGCGGCCGTAGACGCCGATCGTGGCGACCTGCACGAAGCGTTCGAGGTCGGCCTCTAGTGCAGCCTGGCACATGTTGCGCGTGCAGGTCGCGTTGGCCTTGTAGAGGGCTTCCTTGGTGGCGTCGAAGCGGAAGAGCCCTGCGACGTTGATGACGTGAGTTGTGCCGAAGGTGATCTT
The Chrysiogenia bacterium genome window above contains:
- a CDS encoding adenylate/guanylate cyclase domain-containing protein, with amino-acid sequence MRFLRLSGFKIGMLLTAMILFVYVVDQVQDHPLASFFRQVELKAYDYRFKLRGQRNPGEDVVILAIDEKSIEELGRFPWARRVFAKAVDNLRKDGVAVVANDIVFSEPDPADGDLEKIWALAKKYQTTGLRSPEVLPSNYDDAFSDVLAGLGDREDAELRQKVARLRDNVRKNASSYEQQSRRFYQDIKELAIGANDEAYAKEIEKLPGFVAGYFFYDSLQEVEGLKEEDYRTGKEMIDPSQIAVREMPSEIEEFEPYGILHEAVGVRTNITPISSAARHHGFFNAQQDVDGVLRTYRTVERFEDSLYPSLAVEAVRAFYQHLDPEGPADIVSDYQPGVGLLSLNVAGTNVPIDERGGLLINYYGQKKQFAHYSFADVVSGNFKPGTFKDKIVLIGSTAIAVFDLRPTPFQRNFPGVEIHASVVQNILSNNFMQPRGYTLLASEFALILLLGMFLGIFVPRVRAVLGAAVSIVLLIGFTAANFAMFDQGVWLNFIYPALTIIIVYGGITIFRYATEEKEKKQIKSAFGLYLHPAMVDQLAEHPDSLKLGGERRNLTAFFSDIQGFSTFSEGMEPENLVNFLNEYLTEMTEILQSYDATVDKYIGDAIVAFFGAPLPFEDHAIKACHATLDMQRRLDELRHGWKEQGLPMVYQRIGMNTGDVVVGNMGSSKRFNYTMMGDTVNLAARLESGAKQYGIYQMIAEETEKAAREAIETRWLDYLVVKGKSIPVTIYELIAKKGELDHDQMWQDTLGLWKDGIAAYRNKNFMQALAKFEEIHNSVRPGDSPSKVYITRCQTFIQNPPPEDWDGVWIATSK
- a CDS encoding NAD-dependent epimerase/dehydratase family protein, with translation MDKKLLINGANGFLGTYVVGKAIEAGWNVRASDLAPGPSPELAKLEMEYMQADLSDLDEARKITFGTTHVINVAGLFRFDATKEALYKANATCTRNMCQAALEADLERFVQVATIGVYGRFPMGTPITETHAKNPKNDYEKSKKKGEDIALRYFERYDLPVVSLRPSVIYGPRSRYPIATVIAMMAMMRALGMKESPDIKIPVKIQQVHVIDVARALVHLLENGRLGEAYHIADETPVYWSEMFSFFRKEFGISEAKHYAIPQPLARAIGYGANLIPQNLLDKGNEKLGEGWEKMKQKYPVPDTIKPQLDRDFFTYISSDHMFDTSKLMGTGFHLEYPDAWKGLHETIDWYIAQGWLPNVRSKDQAA